A stretch of Cicer arietinum cultivar CDC Frontier isolate Library 1 chromosome 5, Cicar.CDCFrontier_v2.0, whole genome shotgun sequence DNA encodes these proteins:
- the LOC101496115 gene encoding transcription factor SRM1-like has product MDEVGNYLSREDEYALSIYPKDVVDRLKKMVADIHKTLQEIQSHYVVDVKKIDFDLVPAISQTPSLKKTATHHASESSNQSYHETRGHRWTEDEHKLFIEGLDKHGKGDWKSISMHMRTRTPTQVASHAQKYFNHWKSINENKKRRRRPSIHDVTHLENRNTSAHQRPVIGQTSNPTPGHMDYGFGSVPETVIPEALMNLGPMSYPMHHSYTL; this is encoded by the exons ATGGATGAAGTGGGTAATTATTTGAGCAGAGAGGATGAATATGCATTGTCAATTTATCCTAAGGATGTTGTGGATCGATTGAAGAAAATGGTTGCTGATATACATAAAACTTTACAAGAGATTCAAAGTCACTATGTTGTTGATGTCAAAaagattgattttgatttggtGCCTGCGATATCTCAGACACCTTCTCTAAAGAAAACAGCAACACACCATGCTAGTGAATCAAGCAACCAATCTTATCATGAAACTAGGGGTCATCGTTGGACAGAGGATGAGCACAA GTTATTTATTGAGGGATTGGACAAGCATGGAAAGGGTGACTGGAAAAGTATATCAATGCACATGAGAACAAGAACACCTACACAAGTAGCAAGTCATGCTCAGAAATACTTCAATCATTGGAAGTCAATCAATGAGAATAAGAAAAGAAGGCGGCGACCGAGCATACACGATGTCACTCATCTGGAAAATAGAAATACTTCAGCACACCAACGACCAGTTATTGGCCAAACAAGCAATCCAACCCCTGGACACATGGATTATGGTTTTGGGTCTGTTCCTGAGACTGTTATTCCAGAGGCACTAATGAATTTGGGTCCTATGTCATATCCCATGCATCATTCATATACTCTATGA